The following are encoded together in the Kribbella sp. CA-293567 genome:
- a CDS encoding acetylxylan esterase — MLSFEMSSEELLSYQGTNPRPADFDQFWEKGLAELAGTDPATEFVEATDFPLPFARTEHLYFTGTGGYRVHAKVIRPHNAEGPAVLMFHGYGGEQPQWIDLLPYAARGFTVAALDVRQQVGFRTGSQQSNSFSLRNHLVEGLDGGPEELLYRHVFLDTRRLADIIGALPGVDAGRIGTTGWSQGGGLSLVCAALTPGIKYTASVFPFLSDYQRAWELNLDTEPYNEITTWFKKRDPRHLREQEVFSTLGYIDLQHLAPRIRSEVTLYVGLEDQTCPPSTQYAAYNKLAGAKQLRVYPDFGHDDLPGASDEIFQSLSQKL, encoded by the coding sequence GTGTTGTCGTTCGAGATGTCGTCCGAGGAACTGCTCAGCTACCAGGGGACCAACCCGCGGCCGGCCGATTTCGACCAGTTCTGGGAGAAGGGTCTGGCCGAGCTGGCCGGGACCGACCCGGCGACCGAGTTCGTCGAGGCGACGGACTTCCCACTGCCGTTCGCCAGGACCGAGCACCTGTACTTCACCGGCACCGGCGGCTACCGCGTCCACGCGAAGGTGATCCGCCCGCACAACGCCGAGGGCCCGGCCGTCCTGATGTTCCACGGGTACGGCGGCGAGCAGCCCCAGTGGATCGACCTCCTCCCGTACGCCGCCCGCGGGTTCACCGTGGCCGCCCTTGACGTCCGTCAGCAGGTGGGGTTCCGGACCGGATCGCAGCAGTCCAACAGCTTCTCGCTGCGCAACCATTTGGTGGAGGGCCTGGACGGCGGCCCGGAGGAACTGCTCTACCGGCACGTCTTCCTGGACACCCGCCGGCTCGCCGACATCATCGGCGCGCTGCCTGGGGTCGACGCCGGACGGATCGGCACGACCGGCTGGAGCCAGGGCGGCGGGCTCAGCCTGGTCTGCGCCGCGCTGACGCCTGGGATCAAGTACACGGCGAGTGTGTTTCCGTTCCTCAGCGACTACCAGCGTGCCTGGGAACTCAACCTGGACACCGAGCCGTACAACGAGATCACCACCTGGTTCAAGAAGCGCGACCCTCGGCACCTGCGCGAGCAGGAGGTGTTCAGCACCCTCGGCTACATCGACCTGCAGCACCTGGCGCCGCGGATCCGGTCCGAAGTCACGCTCTACGTCGGTCTCGAGGACCAGACCTGTCCGCCGTCGACGCAGTACGCGGCCTACAACAAACTGGCGGGCGCCAAGCAGCTCAGGGTGTATCCGGACTTCGGTCACGACGACCTGCCCGGCGCCTCCGACGAGATCTTCCAGTCGCTGAGCCAGAAGCTCTGA
- the ilvA gene encoding threonine ammonia-lyase IlvA yields MQGSHAVASSRVDAERIEAAVRRLDGVATRTPLQRNLRLSARTGADVWLKREDLQIGRSYKLRGAYNLIAQLDDASKAAGVVCASAGNHGQGLAYSCHTLGVQGQVYVPRTTPRQKRDRIAALGGDQIEVIVTGDTYDDAAAAALAWAASTGATLVPAFDDPRTVAGQGTVAIELVEQLGRAPDVLVVPVGGGGLIAGVATWLAQRHPEVRVVGVEPAGAASMAAALAAGEPVTLPQLDSFVDGAAVRRVGDATLPLVSAAGVEMMSVPEGLVCSEMLELYQTDGLIAEPAGALAAAALGNGVEVKPGQTVVCLLSGGNNDVSRYGEILERSLVHKGLKHYFLVTFPQEPGALRQFLDGVLGPDDDITLFEYVKRNNRETGVALVGIEIGRPTDLTGLLDRMEAAPLDIERIKPDSAEFRYLI; encoded by the coding sequence ATGCAGGGCAGTCATGCAGTCGCTTCGAGCAGGGTTGACGCGGAGCGGATCGAGGCCGCGGTCCGGCGGCTCGACGGGGTCGCGACCCGGACCCCGTTGCAGCGCAACCTGCGACTCTCCGCACGCACCGGCGCCGACGTCTGGCTGAAACGCGAAGACCTGCAGATCGGGCGCTCCTACAAACTGCGCGGGGCCTACAACCTGATCGCTCAGCTCGACGACGCCTCGAAGGCGGCCGGGGTGGTGTGCGCGAGCGCCGGCAACCACGGTCAAGGCCTGGCTTACTCGTGCCACACCCTCGGTGTTCAAGGCCAGGTTTATGTCCCCCGGACGACGCCGCGCCAGAAGCGCGACCGGATCGCTGCCCTGGGCGGCGATCAGATCGAGGTCATCGTGACCGGCGACACTTATGACGATGCCGCCGCTGCTGCTCTCGCTTGGGCGGCTTCGACCGGCGCGACGCTCGTCCCAGCCTTCGACGATCCCAGGACCGTTGCGGGGCAAGGCACCGTGGCGATCGAACTGGTGGAGCAGCTCGGCCGCGCTCCCGACGTACTGGTGGTGCCGGTGGGTGGCGGCGGGCTGATCGCTGGGGTCGCGACCTGGCTCGCGCAGCGGCACCCCGAGGTGCGAGTAGTGGGAGTGGAGCCGGCCGGGGCGGCGAGCATGGCTGCCGCACTGGCCGCCGGCGAACCTGTGACGCTGCCGCAGCTGGACAGCTTCGTGGACGGGGCTGCCGTCCGTCGTGTGGGCGATGCAACTCTTCCGCTGGTGTCGGCCGCCGGCGTGGAGATGATGTCAGTCCCCGAAGGGCTGGTCTGCTCGGAGATGCTGGAGCTCTACCAAACCGACGGACTGATCGCCGAGCCGGCCGGCGCTCTGGCCGCTGCCGCGCTGGGCAACGGCGTCGAGGTGAAGCCGGGCCAGACCGTCGTCTGCTTGCTGTCCGGTGGCAACAACGACGTCAGCCGGTACGGCGAGATCCTGGAGCGCTCGCTGGTCCACAAGGGTCTCAAGCACTACTTCCTGGTGACGTTCCCCCAGGAGCCGGGCGCCCTGCGGCAGTTCCTCGACGGAGTGCTCGGACCGGACGACGACATCACCCTGTTCGAGTACGTGAAGCGCAACAACCGCGAGACCGGGGTCGCGCTGGTCGGGATCGAGATCGGCCGCCCCACTGACCTCACCGGTCTGCTCGACCGGATGGAGGCGGCCCCTCTCGACATCGAGCGGATCAAGCCGGATTCGGCGGAGTTCCGCTACTTGATCTGA
- a CDS encoding family 78 glycoside hydrolase catalytic domain, producing the protein MSVHTRLGCLLAAAFLLTPLLPATAAPPATNGATAAGTGVVKLKTNSLTNPLGIAPGTPRLSWQLDSARRATTQTKYEIHVASTAAKISAPDLWNSGVVASSRSVDVPYGGPALTPYTQYFWSVRVWDDTGTPSAWSPAATFETANLEPEDWRGDWIGADSQPGAEWTDYTIDADLTLTKDAVGVFFRGRGGNGYMWQLNQENDARPTLRPHVKLPTGYNLLGEIPLTGVNLKQRNHLKLTVAGPTISTWINDTLVDRRDRSDHSAPGLVGFRTSGVEAGVVHTLKVTNSAGTDLIDTAFPAGDQTFPEGTVLAAGDLQVKGTSDLWLPGKAIPVFRKSITLPAGKKVAKARMYAAAQGIYELNLNGQKVGDQELAPGWTDYNRRIQSQSYDVTRLIGKGTNTIRAELASGWFTGNLAMFGSNKYGSETALSAQLRVTYTDGSTDTFATDASWETAPGAVRAADLLNGETYDARRTPTDWSPVQIRPSATAKLAQQTDQPVRVTEELQAKAIASPTPGVHLYDLGQNMVGVGRVRLTGTPGQTVKIRYGEVLNPDGTLYTDNLRSAKATDRYTFATSGPETYQPRFTFHGFRYVELSGLPAAPPAGAITGVVMGTDGAKTSSLITNSPLVNKLHSNIVWGQRGNFLSVPTDTPARDERMGWTGDINVFARTAVYNLDSQAFLTKWLQDLRDSQGTNGAYASVAPTVPNSFDGGMGNAGWADAGVNVPWTLWQAYGDTSVISQHYDSMRRYVDYLVASSNGLIRGGGDYGDWLNLDDPTPGDLIGTSFVAKGARQLSQMAAAIGNPADAAKYQKVYEDTRTAFASRFVQADGKIGADSQTGYILAFTSDLVPADKLEAAGEHFANTILRRGTHLSTGFLGVDGLLPVLTKISRSDLAYKLLQNTSYPSWGYEIGKGATTIWERWNSINPDGTFNDVGMNSFNHYAYGAVGEWMYGTLAGVSAAEPGYRKAVIAPTPGNGIDSVDFRYQTPYGEIVSRWKGTADYGLTLDVTVPANTTATVRIPALAQGMITESGRSLESAEHVTNVVDEGATVAMTVASGTYRFVVAPAPVRLSATNAPVTGEPGTTTTVSTVVKNRSTSPVTGRLDLTVPAGWSAPASQPVTLAAGAQTTVTTRVAVPVDVNAAPVAMTAKFTDARGELASATVGFTVTQSLEPANAVDYVDLGEKASEEAHSLTAAPSSSTTMESGRTRRYAGMFVPGAWFEFNVGIKAGEPFVLRLVETFDKAQVKDYDVLVNGKVVKHRVINKSGAGLETYQFAVADPALLTGATVRVRIQHNATASGYDPSIADVWSLPLP; encoded by the coding sequence ATGTCTGTCCACACCCGTCTCGGCTGTCTACTTGCGGCCGCCTTCCTGCTCACTCCGCTGCTGCCCGCGACAGCCGCACCACCCGCCACCAATGGAGCAACGGCCGCCGGCACGGGGGTGGTGAAGCTCAAGACGAACAGCCTCACCAACCCGCTCGGCATCGCCCCGGGCACACCTCGCCTGAGCTGGCAGCTCGACAGCGCCCGGCGAGCCACCACGCAGACGAAGTACGAGATCCATGTCGCCTCGACCGCCGCCAAGATCTCCGCGCCCGACCTGTGGAACAGCGGCGTCGTCGCTTCGAGCCGCTCGGTCGACGTCCCGTACGGCGGCCCCGCACTGACGCCCTACACGCAGTACTTCTGGAGCGTTCGAGTCTGGGACGACACCGGTACGCCGTCCGCCTGGTCGCCCGCCGCGACCTTCGAGACGGCCAACCTCGAGCCGGAGGACTGGCGCGGCGACTGGATCGGCGCCGACAGCCAACCAGGGGCGGAGTGGACCGACTACACGATCGACGCCGACCTGACGCTCACCAAGGACGCGGTCGGAGTCTTCTTCCGCGGTCGCGGCGGCAACGGTTACATGTGGCAGCTCAACCAGGAGAACGACGCCCGTCCGACCCTGCGTCCGCACGTGAAGCTCCCCACCGGCTACAACCTGCTCGGCGAGATCCCGCTGACCGGCGTCAACCTCAAGCAGCGCAACCACCTGAAGCTGACCGTCGCCGGCCCGACGATCAGTACCTGGATCAACGACACGTTGGTCGATCGGAGGGATCGATCCGACCACAGCGCTCCGGGCCTGGTCGGCTTCCGCACCAGCGGCGTCGAAGCCGGCGTCGTGCACACCCTCAAGGTCACCAACTCCGCCGGCACGGACCTCATCGACACCGCCTTCCCGGCCGGTGACCAGACCTTCCCCGAGGGCACGGTCCTCGCCGCCGGCGATCTGCAGGTGAAGGGCACCAGCGACCTCTGGCTGCCGGGCAAGGCCATCCCCGTCTTCCGCAAGAGCATCACGCTGCCGGCGGGCAAGAAGGTCGCGAAGGCCAGGATGTACGCGGCCGCCCAAGGCATCTACGAGCTGAACCTGAACGGCCAGAAGGTCGGCGATCAGGAGCTCGCACCGGGCTGGACCGACTACAACCGACGGATCCAGTCCCAGAGCTACGACGTCACCCGGCTGATCGGCAAGGGCACCAACACGATCCGCGCGGAGCTGGCCTCCGGGTGGTTCACCGGCAACCTGGCGATGTTCGGCTCCAACAAGTACGGCAGCGAGACGGCCCTCTCGGCGCAGCTTCGGGTCACCTACACCGACGGCAGCACCGACACCTTCGCCACCGACGCGAGCTGGGAGACCGCGCCAGGCGCAGTACGGGCTGCTGATCTGCTCAACGGCGAGACCTACGACGCCCGCCGTACGCCGACGGACTGGTCACCGGTACAGATCCGGCCGAGCGCGACCGCGAAGCTGGCCCAGCAGACGGACCAGCCGGTCCGGGTCACCGAAGAGCTGCAGGCCAAGGCGATCGCATCGCCGACCCCCGGCGTCCACCTCTACGACCTCGGCCAGAACATGGTCGGCGTCGGCAGGGTCCGGCTGACCGGGACGCCGGGGCAGACCGTCAAGATCCGGTACGGCGAAGTGCTCAACCCCGACGGCACCCTCTACACCGACAACCTGCGCAGCGCGAAGGCCACCGACCGCTACACGTTCGCCACCAGCGGTCCCGAGACCTACCAGCCGCGGTTCACCTTCCACGGCTTCCGGTACGTCGAGTTGAGCGGCCTCCCCGCGGCGCCTCCGGCCGGCGCGATCACCGGCGTGGTGATGGGCACCGACGGGGCCAAGACCAGCAGCCTGATCACCAACTCACCCCTGGTGAACAAGCTGCACAGCAACATCGTCTGGGGTCAGCGCGGCAACTTCCTCTCGGTCCCGACCGACACCCCGGCCCGTGACGAGCGGATGGGCTGGACGGGTGACATCAACGTCTTCGCCCGCACCGCCGTCTACAACCTCGACTCGCAGGCCTTCCTCACCAAGTGGCTGCAGGACCTCCGCGACAGCCAGGGCACGAACGGTGCCTACGCCAGCGTCGCCCCGACCGTCCCGAACTCGTTCGACGGTGGAATGGGCAACGCGGGCTGGGCCGACGCCGGCGTCAACGTCCCGTGGACGCTCTGGCAGGCGTACGGCGACACCTCGGTGATCAGTCAGCACTACGACTCGATGCGCCGGTACGTCGACTACCTGGTGGCGAGCTCCAACGGACTTATCCGCGGTGGCGGCGACTACGGCGACTGGCTGAACCTCGACGACCCGACTCCCGGCGACCTGATCGGTACTTCGTTCGTCGCCAAGGGCGCCCGTCAGCTCAGCCAGATGGCGGCGGCAATAGGCAACCCGGCGGACGCCGCGAAGTACCAGAAGGTCTACGAGGACACCCGGACGGCGTTCGCTTCGCGCTTCGTGCAGGCCGACGGCAAGATCGGCGCGGACAGCCAAACGGGGTACATCCTCGCCTTCACCAGCGATCTGGTGCCGGCGGACAAGCTCGAGGCGGCCGGTGAGCACTTCGCCAACACCATCCTCCGTCGCGGCACGCACCTGTCGACCGGCTTCCTCGGCGTCGACGGACTGCTGCCGGTGCTGACCAAGATCAGCCGCTCCGATCTGGCCTACAAGCTGCTGCAGAACACCTCGTACCCCTCCTGGGGCTACGAGATCGGCAAGGGCGCGACGACCATCTGGGAGCGCTGGAACTCGATCAACCCGGACGGCACCTTTAACGACGTCGGGATGAACTCCTTCAACCACTACGCGTACGGCGCCGTCGGGGAGTGGATGTACGGCACGCTGGCCGGTGTCTCGGCCGCCGAGCCGGGATACCGCAAGGCGGTGATCGCGCCGACGCCCGGCAACGGGATCGACTCGGTCGACTTCCGGTACCAGACGCCGTACGGCGAGATCGTCAGCCGCTGGAAGGGAACGGCCGACTACGGACTCACGCTGGACGTGACCGTGCCGGCCAACACCACCGCGACGGTCAGGATCCCGGCGCTCGCTCAAGGCATGATCACCGAGAGCGGCCGGAGCCTCGAGTCGGCGGAACACGTCACGAACGTCGTCGACGAGGGCGCCACCGTCGCGATGACGGTTGCCTCAGGCACCTATCGGTTCGTGGTCGCGCCGGCGCCGGTCCGGCTCAGCGCGACCAACGCGCCCGTGACGGGCGAGCCCGGTACGACGACCACGGTGAGCACGGTGGTCAAGAACCGCTCGACCTCGCCGGTGACCGGGCGGCTCGACCTGACTGTCCCCGCGGGCTGGTCCGCACCGGCGTCGCAACCCGTGACGCTCGCGGCCGGCGCGCAGACCACGGTCACCACGCGTGTCGCCGTACCGGTGGATGTCAATGCCGCGCCGGTGGCGATGACGGCGAAGTTCACCGATGCGCGGGGTGAGTTGGCGTCGGCGACCGTCGGGTTCACGGTCACGCAGTCGCTGGAGCCTGCGAACGCGGTGGACTATGTGGACCTCGGGGAGAAGGCGTCCGAGGAAGCGCACTCGCTGACCGCCGCGCCGTCATCGTCGACGACGATGGAGAGCGGCCGGACCAGGCGGTACGCCGGGATGTTCGTCCCCGGGGCCTGGTTCGAGTTCAACGTCGGGATCAAGGCTGGTGAGCCGTTCGTACTGCGGCTGGTGGAGACCTTCGACAAGGCGCAGGTGAAGGACTACGACGTGCTGGTGAACGGCAAGGTGGTCAAGCACCGGGTGATCAACAAGTCGGGGGCGGGGCTGGAGACCTACCAGTTCGCGGTCGCCGACCCGGCGCTGCTGACCGGTGCGACCGTCCGGGTCCGGATCCAGCACAACGCGACCGCCTCGGGCTACGACCCGTCGATCGCCGACGTCTGGTCGTTGCCGCTGCCCTGA
- a CDS encoding LuxR C-terminal-related transcriptional regulator — protein sequence MTILRNDPHAPENRPQPHHPPAPHLREVPQALAPTDPRSGDPQALHLQPHDLQSGHLQSRRLQPRDTLTREAFAREPCAHANRSPDPLTRDLVVRDASVRATQGGPREISHDDLQLLRLLATGLPLDSVARRLDLSERTVRRRTRAACDRLGFGTAVEAIVWAARRGLL from the coding sequence ATGACCATTCTCCGCAACGACCCGCACGCCCCGGAGAACCGCCCCCAACCCCACCACCCGCCAGCACCCCACCTGCGCGAAGTACCCCAGGCCCTCGCCCCGACCGACCCTCGATCTGGTGATCCGCAAGCCCTCCATCTGCAGCCCCACGACCTGCAGTCCGGCCATCTCCAGTCGCGCAGACTCCAACCGCGAGACACCCTGACCCGGGAAGCCTTCGCGCGTGAGCCGTGCGCTCACGCGAACCGGTCGCCCGACCCTCTCACCCGGGACCTGGTGGTCCGGGATGCGTCGGTGCGGGCCACTCAAGGTGGGCCTCGCGAAATCAGCCACGACGACCTTCAACTGCTCCGGCTGCTGGCGACCGGTCTCCCGCTGGACTCCGTGGCCCGCCGCCTCGACCTCTCCGAACGCACCGTACGCCGGCGCACCCGCGCCGCCTGTGACCGTCTCGGCTTCGGCACCGCGGTGGAAGCCATCGTCTGGGCCGCCCGCCGCGGTCTGCTCTGA
- a CDS encoding rhamnulokinase, with amino-acid sequence MGVHLAAVDLGASSGRVMLGHVDARAGRLELTEAHRFWNGAVRVGDTLHWDILALYRETLRGLAAADRLVRSSSASADRLAGVGIDSWAVDYGLLDADGRLLGNPVHYRDARTNGVMERVLKSIAAEELYAVTGLQQLPFNTIYQLAAEQELGRAATLLMIPDLLGYWLTGEQGAEATNASTTQLYDVRARDWSEGLARRIGVPGGLLPEIREAGQVVGTLLPAVAEETGLDPTTPVIAVGSHDTASSVVAVPAGEGERFAYISSGTWSLVGLELDEPVLTAEAQAANFTNEGGVDGRIRFLRNVMGLWILQECLRGWGDDDLPGLLRAAAAAPAFAVLIDPDDPDFLAPGNMQARIEEFCARSGQDAPRSKAAVVRCVLESLALAYRRTLRLAREVAGREIDVVHVIGGGSRNELLCQLTADACDLPVLAGPVEASALGNVLVQARALGEPLPDLTAMRALVRATHELRRYLPQGKPADWDAAESRVFGTR; translated from the coding sequence ATGGGCGTGCACCTCGCGGCGGTGGATCTGGGCGCCTCCAGCGGCCGGGTGATGCTGGGTCACGTCGACGCGCGTGCAGGTCGCTTGGAGCTCACCGAGGCTCACCGGTTCTGGAACGGCGCGGTGCGGGTGGGCGACACCCTGCACTGGGACATCCTTGCTCTCTACCGCGAGACCCTCCGCGGCCTCGCCGCCGCAGACCGCCTGGTTCGCTCTAGCTCTGCTTCCGCGGATCGCTTGGCCGGGGTGGGGATCGATTCGTGGGCCGTGGACTACGGGCTTCTCGACGCCGACGGCCGGTTGCTCGGCAACCCGGTGCACTACCGCGACGCCCGCACCAACGGTGTGATGGAGCGGGTGCTGAAAAGCATCGCCGCAGAGGAGCTGTACGCGGTGACCGGGCTGCAGCAGTTGCCGTTCAACACGATCTACCAACTGGCCGCCGAGCAGGAACTCGGGCGGGCGGCGACTCTGCTGATGATTCCCGACCTCCTCGGCTACTGGCTGACCGGCGAACAGGGCGCGGAGGCGACCAACGCGTCCACCACGCAGCTGTACGACGTACGGGCTCGTGATTGGAGTGAGGGGCTGGCCCGGCGGATCGGCGTACCGGGTGGGTTGTTGCCGGAGATTCGCGAGGCTGGGCAGGTGGTGGGCACGTTGCTGCCGGCGGTCGCGGAGGAGACCGGGCTCGATCCCACGACGCCGGTGATCGCGGTGGGGTCTCATGACACCGCGTCGTCGGTGGTCGCGGTACCCGCCGGTGAGGGCGAGCGGTTCGCCTACATCTCGTCCGGCACGTGGTCGTTGGTCGGGCTGGAGCTCGACGAGCCGGTGCTGACCGCCGAGGCGCAGGCGGCGAACTTCACCAACGAGGGGGGTGTCGACGGCCGGATCAGGTTCCTGCGGAACGTGATGGGGCTGTGGATTCTGCAGGAGTGTCTGCGGGGGTGGGGAGACGACGACCTGCCAGGACTCCTGCGGGCGGCCGCCGCGGCTCCGGCGTTCGCCGTACTGATCGATCCGGACGATCCAGATTTCCTTGCCCCTGGCAACATGCAGGCGCGGATCGAGGAGTTCTGTGCGCGCTCCGGACAGGACGCGCCGCGGTCGAAGGCTGCCGTCGTCCGGTGCGTGCTGGAGAGTCTCGCGCTGGCGTACCGCCGCACGTTGCGGCTGGCACGGGAGGTCGCCGGGCGGGAGATCGACGTCGTCCACGTGATCGGTGGCGGTTCGCGGAACGAGTTGCTCTGCCAGTTGACCGCGGACGCCTGCGATCTTCCTGTTCTCGCCGGACCGGTCGAGGCGTCCGCGCTCGGCAACGTCCTGGTGCAGGCACGAGCACTCGGAGAACCGTTGCCCGACCTGACCGCGATGCGCGCACTGGTCCGCGCGACCCATGAGCTGCGGCGCTACCTGCCGCAAGGAAAACCGGCCGACTGGGACGCCGCCGAGTCCCGGGTGTTCGGAACTAGGTGA
- a CDS encoding L-fucose/L-arabinose isomerase family protein has product MWSTDPSRSVDGHGVLPWVEPRKTRIGLVAGGLGAYWPQFPELLPQLQASARRVAERFSALDCEVIDVGFISDAGEGAVAAEKLRLADCDLIVGFLTTYLTASMLVPIAQRSGAPVLLLNLQPAESMDHASFDTGAWLAYCGACPLPEMANAFERCGIDFRSVSGYVEDERAWTRIGRWLKAAGVRAALRHGRHGLLGHLYPGMMDVITDPTLVSAQLGGHVEILEIDDLRVRVEKVTEAETDARMKVAREVFTLADSVVEDDFRWGATVSVALDRLVEDFQLDTLAYYHRGLDGETHERVAAGMILGASLLTARGVPAAGEYELRTSLAMLVMDKLGGGGSFTELQALNFHDNVVEMGHDGPAHLAISARKPLLRGLGVYHGKRGWGVSVEFDVKQGPVTALGLGQLRDGSFRLIASEGEVVDGPLLQLGNTTSRVDFGCDPGEWTDAWSASGVAHHWALGTGHRVEELKAVADLLHLDLRVVKV; this is encoded by the coding sequence ATGTGGAGTACCGATCCGAGTCGTTCGGTGGATGGGCACGGCGTGCTGCCGTGGGTCGAACCACGGAAGACCCGGATCGGCCTGGTCGCGGGCGGTCTGGGGGCGTACTGGCCACAGTTCCCTGAGCTGCTGCCGCAGTTGCAGGCCTCGGCGCGGCGGGTGGCCGAGCGGTTCTCGGCGCTCGACTGCGAGGTGATCGACGTCGGCTTCATCTCCGACGCCGGCGAAGGTGCCGTGGCGGCCGAGAAACTCCGGCTCGCGGACTGCGACCTGATCGTCGGTTTCCTCACCACCTACCTGACCGCGTCGATGCTCGTCCCGATCGCACAACGCAGCGGAGCGCCGGTTCTGCTGCTCAACCTGCAGCCGGCCGAGTCGATGGATCACGCCTCGTTCGACACCGGCGCCTGGCTCGCGTACTGCGGTGCCTGCCCGCTGCCGGAGATGGCCAATGCCTTCGAGCGGTGCGGTATCGACTTCCGCTCGGTCTCCGGGTACGTCGAGGACGAGCGCGCGTGGACGCGGATCGGGCGCTGGCTCAAGGCGGCCGGCGTGCGAGCCGCGCTTCGGCACGGCCGGCACGGGCTGCTCGGACACCTCTATCCCGGAATGATGGACGTGATCACCGATCCGACGCTGGTCTCCGCTCAGCTCGGTGGGCACGTGGAGATCCTGGAGATCGACGATCTGCGGGTTCGGGTCGAGAAGGTCACCGAGGCCGAGACGGACGCCCGGATGAAGGTCGCCCGGGAGGTCTTCACCCTGGCCGACTCCGTGGTCGAGGACGACTTCCGCTGGGGTGCGACGGTGTCGGTCGCGCTGGACCGGCTGGTCGAGGACTTCCAGCTCGACACGTTGGCGTACTACCACCGGGGCCTCGACGGCGAAACGCACGAACGGGTGGCCGCCGGGATGATCCTGGGCGCTTCGTTGCTCACGGCAAGAGGTGTGCCTGCCGCGGGGGAGTACGAGTTGCGCACGTCGCTCGCGATGCTGGTGATGGACAAGCTCGGCGGCGGTGGGTCGTTCACCGAACTGCAGGCGCTGAACTTCCACGACAACGTGGTCGAGATGGGCCACGACGGCCCGGCGCACCTCGCGATCAGTGCGAGGAAGCCGTTGCTGCGAGGGCTCGGGGTGTACCACGGCAAGCGTGGCTGGGGTGTCTCGGTCGAGTTCGACGTGAAGCAGGGGCCGGTCACCGCGCTGGGTCTCGGCCAGTTGCGCGACGGGTCGTTCCGGTTGATCGCCTCCGAGGGGGAGGTCGTCGACGGTCCGCTGCTGCAGCTCGGCAACACCACCTCGCGGGTGGACTTCGGCTGCGATCCCGGCGAGTGGACCGATGCCTGGTCGGCCTCCGGCGTCGCCCACCACTGGGCCCTCGGCACGGGACACCGGGTCGAAGAGCTCAAGGCAGTCGCCGACCTCCTCCACCTCGACCTTCGCGTCGTGAAGGTCTGA